The Anomaloglossus baeobatrachus isolate aAnoBae1 chromosome 4, aAnoBae1.hap1, whole genome shotgun sequence genome contains the following window.
gtggcatctaactcgggtcaggctcctattagtttcagagccacccagctctgtattctccgcctaacctttaggttgccagcagctcctttgtcatccggagcacggtggaccccgacaggCGACTGAGATAtgcaccaccttatcctaatctgacaGTCTCCCCgtaactctctctctctcattattctgtcatttggcaaatataaataattttcgaaatcctaattaacctaaaacgagtaagggttattctgatttcatgtcagatagtgattaaaacatgtatctttttagatagataatgtatataaatgtctggtttcaactgtgtatatatatatatatatatatatatatatatatatatatatatatatatatatatatatatatatatatatatacagtgcctacaagtagtattcaaccccctgcagatttagcaggtttacacattcggaattaacttggcattgtgacatttggactgtagatcagcctggaagtgtgaaatgcactgcagcaaaaaagaatgttatttctttttttttttttttaaatggtgaaaagtttattcagagggtcatttattattcaacccctcaaaccaccagaattctgtttggttcccctaaagtattaagaagtatttcaggcacaaagaacaatgagcttcacatgtttggattaattatctctttttccagccttttctgactaattaagaccctccccaaacttgtgaacagcactcatacttggtcaacatgggaaagacaaaggcgcattccaaggccatcagagacaagatcgtggagggtcacaaggctggcaaggggtacaaaaccctttccaaggagttgggcctacctgtctccactgttgggagcatcatccggaagtggaaggcttatggaactactgttagccttccacggcctggacagcctttgaaagtttccactcgtgccgaggccaggcttgtccgaagagtcaaggctaacccaaggacaacaaggaaggagctccgggaagatgtcatggcagtggggacattggtttcagtcaataccataagtaacgtactccaccgcaatggtctccgttccagacgagcccgtaaggtacctttactttcaaagcgtcatgtcaaggctcgtctacagtttgctcatgatcacttggaggactctgagacagactggttcaaggttctctggtctgatgagaccaagatcgagatctttggtgccaaccacacacgtgacgtttggagactggatggcactgcatacgaccccaagaataccatccctacagtcaagcatggtggtggaagcatcatgccgtggggctgtttctcagccaaggggcctggccatctggtccgcatccatgggaaaatggatagcatggcctacctggagattttggccaagaacctccgctcctccatccaggatcttaagatgggtcgtcatttcatcttccaacaagacaacgacccaaagcacacagccaagaaaaccaaggcctggttcaagagggaaaaaatcaaggtgttgcagtggcctagtcagtctcctgaccttaacccaattgaaaacttgtggaaggagctcaagattaaagtccacatgagacacccaaagaacctagataacttggagaagatctgcatggaggagtgggccaagataactccagagacctgtgccggcctgatcaggtcttataaaagacgattattagctgtaattgcaaacaagggttattgcacaaaatattaaacctaggggttgaataataattgacccatacttttatgttgaaaatgtattaaaatttaactgagcaacataacttgttggtttgtaagatttatgcatctgttaataaatccagctcttgtttgaagtttgcaggctctaacttatttgcatcttatcaaacctgctaaatctgcagggggttgaatactacttgtaggcactgtgtatatatatatatatatatatatatatatatatacagtacagaccaaaagtttggacacaccttgtcattcaaagagttttctttattttcattactctgctaattgtagattcacattgaaggcatcaaaactatgaattaacacatgtggattgaaataattaacaaaaaagtgtgaaacaactgaaagtatgacatattctaggttctttaaagtagccaccttttgctttgattactgctttgcacactcttggcattctcttgatgagcttcaagaggtagtcaccggaaatggtcttccaacagtcttgaaggagttcccagagatgcttagcacttgttggcccttttgccttcactctgcggtccagctcacccaaaccatctccattgtgttcaggtctggtgtagcaccccattccTCTCCAtcttattcaaatagcccttacacagcctggaggtgtgtttggggtcattgtcctgttgaaaaataaatgagggtccaactaaatgcaaaccagatggaatagcatgctgctgcaagatgctgtggtagccatgctggttcagtataccttcaattttgaataaataccaaacagtgtcaccagcaaagcacccccacaccatcacacctcctcctccatgcttcacggtggggaccagacatgtagagtcaacctgttcaccttttctgcgtcacacaacgaTATGgtcgttggatccaaagatctcacatttgatctcatcagaccaaagcacagctttccactggtctaatgtccattccttgtgttctgtagcctaaagaagtctcttctgcttgttgcctgtccttagctgtggtttcctagcagctattttaccatgaaggcctgctgaacaaagtctcctcttaatagttgttctagagatgtgtctgctgctagaactctgtggcattgacctggtctctaatctgagctgctgttaacctgcgatttctgaggctggtgactcggataaacttatcctccgcagcagaggtgactcttggtcttcctttcctggggcggcccTTATGTGAGccatttctttgtagtgtttgatggtttttgccactgcacttggggacactttcaaagttttcccaatttttcagactgactgaccattttttaaagtaatgatggccaccagtttttctttacttagctgcttttttcttgccataatacaaattctaacagtctattctgtaggactatcagctgtgtatccaccagacttctgcacaacacaactgatggtcccaaccccatttgtaaggcaagaaatcccacttattaaacctgacagggcacacctgtgaagtgaaaaccatttccggtgactacctcttgaaactgatcaagagaatgccaagagtgtgcaaaggagTAATCAaagcatataagacatattttcagttgtttcacacttttttgttaagtatttcattccacatgtgttcattcatagttttgatgcctgccatgtgaatctacaattagcagagtcatgaaaataaagaaaactctttgaatgagaagatgtgtccaaacttttggtctgtactaatatatatatatatatatatatatatatatatatatatatatatatatatatttattgcatatatacacatatatagctaTACACTGATCTTTATTGTGATAAACCACTAATGATAATATTATCTGGTGCTCATACATTGTGGCAGATTCATTTTTTTAGCAAGTGACAGATCTATTCATAGCACTTTTAGATGATTTATACCACCAAATTACTTGGACACTTAGGAAGCTGTGTTCCATATAAATGTGTCTCCTTGTTCTGATGATCTACCCCCAAAAATGTCCCTGCAGTTTGTTTGAATTTATTTGAATACATGGCTGTTTACATGGTTGTTGTCTGGAATATGATACTGCAGATAATGTGAAAACTGCAGACAACGTTTAACAAGAGCTATGGTTTATATGGTTCTTACCACAATGATTGTACTCAAGGGGAAGATTATAATGGAGTTCCCTAAGTAATCATTACTACAGACCTCCGAAAGTTATGGTATTAATACAACGCATAAAGTGGAttaaggtaaagaaaaaaaaataataatataataaatcaAATATGAGACAATCAAAACCTGATATATATGAAAGATGCTATAGATAGTATCGCATCAAGTAGATTTAAAACATTCAATTATTTACTTCTACCTATTTCTATTATCTatcctatctatatctatctgttatctGTCTATATTGTAATTCTATCATCTAtcgtatccctttatctatctatctctttatctatctatctattatgtcatctatctatctatctatccctttatctatctcttatctatctatcatctatctatatatacctttatctatctatccctttacctATTTCTCTGTCTACCTACCTATCTCGAGTATTTAGTGTGCATTAATAAAGTACAAGTATTTTTGACATTTGCAATTGTAATAACGCATATTAAAAGGAAAAATTAAATACAGTTAATTAATATGAAATCACAAATTCTCCTGATTTCAGGCACCATCGTAAAAGATCAATTGCAATCCACCACCAGCCCAAAGAGTTCTATTGGTCAGTATACAGCAAAATGACTCTAAATGGTAAATATATCCATAGGCAATGCCCATCATCAATCATACACTTACAGATTATGAAAAGAATGATAACTAATAAGAGGAAAAGCTATATCACACTCTCACTAGTTCATTCCAAACCACTaaacaaaataggaaaaaaataaggtTAGTTGCCGAACTGGAAAAATGTAAAATTTTATTCCAGAAAAAAATTAACAAGCTACACAGGAAAAGTTTGGCAAATGCAACTTTATATTTAAATTTCACACACATCTGTATCTTAAAAGAATGAAAGACTCACAGACTATAATGTTATTCTAAAATACTAAAAAGTATATGTTTTATACAAGAAGGAAAAGAAAATGAAATAATTTAAACAACCAATACATCAAAATGTGCAGAAAGTATAAACAAGACTGTGCCTTCAGTAGAATAAATGCTTCCCAAACTCTGCAAAATATAATACTAAGGCGCCAGTCTCTCCAAGACAGCTCACTAAATATAAACATACTTCACTGCCTCTGTTTCTTAGGGTGGACCAGATCGGGTGGCACATACGGGGGGGCTGACCTCACCCAGGTGATGTGCATACTCATTTTGGGAACAATAGGAGCCTATAAAAGAGGTGGTTCAAGTGTTGTTTCATGCACTCCCCAAATCACTGACCAAGCTTACTGATTGGATTGGTTTACTTCAAGGTTAAAGAAAATGGAAGCTAGTAGATAACCCTTTAAGGCAACATGTATTTATTCTGTATTATTATGAGTGCTCCATATGTAGATCCTTTAATAATGCAATTTGGAGGGTACGTTGCCAAACTGATCGATAGGTTTTCTTTTAAACAAGACTTAACTCAGTATTTgccaaataaaaagaagaaaaaaaataacacaGAATACATTTAAATGCGCATTTCACTGTTAAAGAAAACCTCCTTTTTTTATAGAAAGAATAGTTGAAAAAGTAGAATATGATTTTAACCAAAAATACTGCTTTGGAATGCTCCCCAAGACTGACTTACAAGGTAACGAAATCTCTCAGTAAGATAATCCAGTAATGCATGGCACATCCTTTATCAGTTACAGTACTTTTAATTCCCATCTGTCAATCTTTGCAAAAGAAACCCTAAACTGTATTAAATATTCAAAGAGTCTTCAAACTCTTAAAATCATGTTTATTAACACATTTACCTCAATTCAATTTATTAAGATGTCCAATGCTAACCTTTCTGGATGTTCTTGTTAATATGTGGTGATATACACAGCATTCAGCAGTGGTTCCTAGCACCTGTCATTTGCAAGATTGAACCTCCAGCCACAGAAACACAAAGGGATCTGTGGTCGAGTCCTTTGTTTCCAATTACAAACCTTCCCTGGTGGCCAGCAGGAACACTTTAGGAGAAAATAGGATTACAGGTGcgctattgcaaagtgtgcacaatgCTGCTGATGCTCCATTCTTGATCTTCTTCTCAAGACATGGCTACAGGCCACAATTGCTTAGCAGAGAAGGGTAGTGTTTCACAAGGCTAAAGATTTTGCAGATGCTCCCTCATATAACACAGTAAGGTTCCCTTGGTAACCTGGATTTTCTGCAGTAAAGAAGGGTTGTGCTGAAACAGCGCCTCAGCTCCCTGTTTGAGAAAATGCAGACAAAAGGATTGATTCCAGCTTGGGCGAAACTCATCCACACAGCTGCTGTTAGAAATCCTCCCGGTACAACAGGACCTCTGGCAAACACTCTCCAGTAACAAGCTACCAGATAGGGCCCCCACAAGGTCAGGAAAAGGAATGTCATAATATAGAACATTCTACTGatccttttttccattttgaattcATCTAAAACCAGTAGCCTTCTCCTGCCGGTGGTGTTTGCATTTTGCCTTATTCCAAGTAAGGTGGGCGGTGTGGGACCCCTTCCAAAACCTGCCAGCCAGTTAGCTGCTGCTTGACCGCTGGCTCCAGGACCATGAAAAGTCCAATTCTGGCTTACTGCTGCTACAAACTGGACTGGCTTCATTTTCCTTCGGTCGTGAACAAAAAATATCAGCTTGAGGTAGACAAGCTGTGTGGCTAGAAGAATGAGAGCAAGGAGTAACATAAATCCCAAGGAATCGTTGGCCCTGAAGGAACGATGTTGAAACGTGCATTGGTCTTCCTCTCTAATAAAGGAGTAGGTGCCAACATCGAGGACCGGTGGGAAGGCCATAGCTACAGATAAGGTCCACACCATGCAAATGACTGCCAAACAAGTCCAAAAAGTCAATCTTTTTGTATAAAACCGATGGTGGGCTATAGCTAAGTATCTGGTAACGCTTATACAGAATAACATGAATGCGGTATGAAAACAGGACAAGACCCCAAGAAAAGCAATCACTTTGCAAGTAAGATTCCCATAAGTCCATGTAGAGCCATTCTTCACGGAGGTGAACACAAATGGAAAACAAATAGCAGATCTCAGAATATCTGAGCAGCACAGATCCAACAGGAAGTAGTAAGGAGCTCTGTGTAAGGTCTTATCTTTGACAAGCAAAATTGAGATAAGAAGGTTACCCACCACACTGACTCCTATTATAAAGCCCAATGATGTTAGCTTTAAAAATGCTGTTAAAGGAGACACATTTTGCAGAATGTTGTCAGCTGCATGGCTATCGTTCGCcatagatggaggatgtatattATTGCTTCAGTCAAGTCTCATGGTCTATATACAAGGGCAAGCGCAAGATAGATCCATACATTTTACTGCAAATGTAATCCACAAAAACAACTGAGTTGGTGTCTAGGCACACATTCTGCTCTTTCCTTCTTCTGATGTGTCATGCTGTCAAGAGATCTGTAAAAAAAGAATAAGCTATCAGTTTTTAAGCTAGCAAGTCATGATGTGAGAAGGTGCTACCCTAAGAATGCTAATATATGGAGACCTGAAAAGTTACACTCGAGTACTATCATTTGTTTATAAGCATTGGCTGAATACAGCTTATATCATAGGAAATCATGAAGTATCATACATTGTCACCAAAGAGAAATGTTTACAATATGTTGCTacctagataaataaataaatatccacatacatatataaatagatatagatagatatctaattacatatatatatatatatatatatatatatatatatatatatatatagatagatatatatatatatatatatatatatatatatatatatatatatatatatatatatatatatatatatatataattttcctaCTATCATATCAATTGGTTCCCGTGTGTAGTAAAGATCACACCCATATAAATCATGCAGGATGGTTTATAGCCCATGCATGGATACCCCTGCCTATATTACCAGCCTATGGGCAATATGCAGGAATGTCAATTTCTTTCTTCCACCATCCTCCACAAACTGTTGGAAATTTGAGGAATCTCTCGAGTACAAGGTACAGAGGAGTTGTACACCCCAAATCTGACAGGCTGGAGTATCTC
Protein-coding sequences here:
- the GPR85 gene encoding putative G-protein coupled receptor 85 codes for the protein MANDSHAADNILQNVSPLTAFLKLTSLGFIIGVSVVGNLLISILLVKDKTLHRAPYYFLLDLCCSDILRSAICFPFVFTSVKNGSTWTYGNLTCKVIAFLGVLSCFHTAFMLFCISVTRYLAIAHHRFYTKRLTFWTCLAVICMVWTLSVAMAFPPVLDVGTYSFIREEDQCTFQHRSFRANDSLGFMLLLALILLATQLVYLKLIFFVHDRRKMKPVQFVAAVSQNWTFHGPGASGQAAANWLAGFGRGPTPPTLLGIRQNANTTGRRRLLVLDEFKMEKRISRMFYIMTFLFLTLWGPYLVACYWRVFARGPVVPGGFLTAAVWMSFAQAGINPFVCIFSNRELRRCFSTTLLYCRKSRLPREPYCVI